One genomic region from Shewanella aestuarii encodes:
- a CDS encoding mechanosensitive ion channel family protein: MQAILKSHACNIFPYIFKKETFAIGVGFIMFQMTHRLSCLKASIWLLMMYSTRKLLCLSLVLLILTPTSLNAEESPAEADIVSPLLKRTEAIPQIYEIIPLSIALSTNLSVQTAYFKKQALKNDSVATSQKTYSVINDRVKDISKEFSELQKDAENNHLKYYVLKQSLIDDVSTLEQLNKPIAENIKLLNSWKTIWHDEKVRWDRWQQHYIDENSEQLSQTFANAIEAIAKGQNQVSQHIEPLLLLQAQNAALQSKINILNEEINYFIKELRLESLFDKSPAIYSPLFFQQLKVHLFDSDWNAVSLDAWLTIPFTSKHGTAYSILFIMLLFFSAVINKNKQQLIESKTWFFLGKHPIAGIVFICSLISAIQFELWEVPKTINLINAIIGGVASALLLDSIFDQRWKSQAVYWIMATYIITVVFTAVGTPPPIFRLYVFILSILGLVCCIRWNKKNLAVTNTTNAQNKLSNVLKFMSAVFAFIIVMELIGQDGIANYTFKTTILTWALIVPFGLFLYVIQGAMDWIFTSSVVWQIKLMRNDASEYARQTTVFIQILIVFFFLIPSILSIWQLYPSMEDALSSMLDFGFYIGEQNINIGLVVISVITLSATIFISKVIPKILLDESVSGKLIERGTRNSMGHLLRYFIIIVGFFTAISMLGFDLTKITIVLGALGVGIGFGLQGIVNNFVCGLVLLFERPLREGDTIDVNNGGSVGVIKKIGLRSTILETFDNADVIIPNADLISNQVTNWTLQNRQARLSVPVGVAYGSDVSLVSSILIDSAKNHPKILKSPAPYTLFMALGDSALNFELRAWLPDADDRLSVRSELYYEIVQKFAEANIEIPFPQRDLHIRSIETDILTNMSRKNDKSEQEVKDDIVTTSAG, from the coding sequence ATGCAGGCTATACTCAAGTCTCACGCATGTAATATTTTTCCCTATATTTTTAAAAAAGAGACTTTTGCAATTGGAGTTGGATTTATAATGTTTCAAATGACTCATAGACTCAGCTGTTTGAAAGCGAGTATTTGGCTATTAATGATGTACTCAACAAGAAAACTGTTGTGCCTATCATTAGTACTATTAATATTAACTCCAACCAGTCTAAATGCCGAAGAAAGTCCAGCTGAAGCTGACATAGTTTCACCACTATTAAAGCGTACAGAGGCCATACCTCAGATTTACGAAATTATTCCTTTATCGATAGCCCTGTCGACCAATTTATCTGTACAAACAGCCTATTTTAAGAAACAAGCACTAAAAAATGATAGTGTTGCAACGTCTCAAAAAACGTACAGTGTTATCAATGATAGAGTTAAAGATATTAGCAAAGAGTTCAGCGAGTTACAGAAAGATGCTGAAAATAATCACCTTAAATATTATGTGCTTAAACAATCATTAATTGACGATGTTTCTACACTGGAGCAATTAAATAAACCGATAGCTGAAAATATTAAGTTGTTAAATAGCTGGAAAACGATTTGGCACGACGAAAAAGTACGTTGGGACAGATGGCAGCAACATTATATTGATGAAAATTCAGAGCAGCTTTCACAAACATTTGCCAACGCCATCGAGGCGATAGCAAAAGGCCAAAATCAAGTTTCTCAGCATATTGAACCATTGCTATTGCTACAAGCTCAGAATGCGGCGCTACAATCTAAAATCAATATCTTAAATGAAGAGATAAATTACTTTATTAAAGAACTTCGTTTAGAGTCTCTTTTTGACAAATCACCCGCTATTTATTCGCCTTTGTTTTTCCAGCAACTTAAGGTACATCTATTTGATTCAGATTGGAATGCGGTTAGTTTAGACGCCTGGCTTACCATTCCTTTCACCTCAAAACATGGTACAGCATATTCAATTTTATTTATAATGCTGCTGTTTTTTAGTGCTGTAATCAATAAAAATAAACAGCAACTCATTGAGTCAAAAACGTGGTTTTTTTTAGGAAAACATCCTATAGCAGGAATCGTGTTTATTTGTAGTTTAATCAGTGCGATTCAATTTGAATTATGGGAAGTCCCTAAAACTATCAATTTAATTAATGCCATCATTGGTGGTGTGGCTTCAGCACTATTATTAGATTCTATTTTTGATCAGCGCTGGAAAAGTCAAGCTGTATACTGGATTATGGCAACATATATCATCACAGTCGTATTCACCGCGGTAGGCACTCCTCCGCCGATATTTAGGCTTTATGTGTTTATTTTATCTATTTTAGGATTAGTCTGTTGCATCCGGTGGAATAAAAAAAATCTCGCCGTAACAAATACCACAAATGCACAGAATAAATTATCTAATGTACTTAAATTCATGTCTGCCGTATTCGCATTTATTATTGTAATGGAATTAATCGGTCAAGACGGTATTGCAAACTACACCTTTAAAACAACCATACTTACTTGGGCTCTAATTGTTCCTTTTGGACTGTTTTTATATGTTATTCAAGGAGCAATGGATTGGATTTTTACCTCATCAGTAGTATGGCAAATTAAATTAATGCGTAATGATGCTAGCGAATATGCGAGGCAAACTACGGTATTTATTCAAATATTAATTGTTTTTTTCTTTCTAATTCCATCTATATTGTCGATTTGGCAATTATATCCAAGCATGGAAGATGCGCTTTCGAGTATGCTCGACTTTGGATTTTATATTGGCGAGCAAAACATCAATATTGGTTTAGTGGTTATTTCAGTCATTACACTGAGTGCCACAATTTTCATCTCTAAAGTTATTCCTAAAATTTTGTTAGATGAATCTGTTAGTGGCAAACTTATTGAACGTGGCACGCGTAATTCTATGGGCCATTTACTTCGCTACTTTATCATTATTGTTGGCTTTTTTACTGCAATTTCAATGTTGGGGTTTGACCTAACTAAAATTACTATCGTATTAGGTGCGCTGGGTGTAGGTATTGGTTTTGGCTTACAAGGGATTGTTAATAATTTTGTATGTGGCTTGGTTTTACTGTTTGAACGTCCGTTACGAGAGGGTGATACCATTGATGTGAATAATGGCGGCTCAGTTGGCGTCATCAAAAAAATTGGTTTACGCTCGACTATACTTGAAACATTTGATAATGCTGATGTTATTATTCCAAATGCAGACCTTATCAGTAATCAAGTGACTAATTGGACATTACAAAATAGACAGGCAAGACTCTCTGTTCCAGTGGGTGTTGCATACGGTAGTGATGTATCATTAGTGAGTAGTATTTTGATCGATAGTGCAAAAAATCATCCCAAAATATTAAAATCTCCTGCACCTTACACACTATTTATGGCTCTTGGCGATAGTGCATTAAATTTTGAACTAAGAGCATGGCTACCGGATGCTGATGATCGTCTCTCCGTTCGTAGTGAATTGTATTATGAAATTGTCCAGAAATTTGCTGAAGCTAATATTGAAATCCCATTCCCGCAACGAGATCTACACATTCGCAGTATTGAAACAGATATCTTGACCAATATGTCACGTAAAAATGACAAATCTGAACAAGAGGTTAAAGATGATATCGTGACGACGAGTGCTGGCTGA
- the aguA gene encoding agmatine deiminase → MTNVNVDAAVLATKPSQDGFSMPAEWAPQQAVWMIWPYRPDNWRSAGAYAQATFAKVADAIGAVTPVYMGVPQAFLAEAKSVMPSHVTLVDIDSDDCWARDTGPTIVVNANGECRGVDWGFNAWGGHNGGLYSPWNKDEQVAQQMLSVHGFKRYQAPLILEGGSIHVDGEGTCMTSVECLLNSNRNPDLTREQIEAYLSEYLNVQQFIWLEEGVYMDETDGHIDNMCCFARPGEVILHWTDDQTDPQYPRSKAALDVLQNTVDARGRKLKIHLLPQPGPLYCTAEEAQGVEAGTGVPRTAGERLAGSYVNFLITNQRVVYPLLDPATDDIAAQKLQEIFPEHEIVGVPAREILLGGGNIHCITQQIPSGQ, encoded by the coding sequence ATGACAAACGTGAATGTGGATGCCGCTGTGTTAGCAACTAAGCCATCCCAAGACGGATTTAGCATGCCCGCTGAATGGGCACCGCAACAAGCAGTATGGATGATTTGGCCATATCGTCCTGATAACTGGCGTTCTGCTGGGGCATATGCACAGGCAACATTTGCGAAGGTTGCAGATGCAATTGGTGCGGTAACTCCTGTTTATATGGGGGTTCCTCAAGCATTTTTGGCTGAGGCTAAATCGGTGATGCCTTCTCATGTTACGTTAGTCGACATTGACAGCGATGATTGCTGGGCAAGGGATACAGGACCAACGATTGTGGTAAATGCTAACGGCGAATGCCGTGGGGTTGACTGGGGCTTTAATGCATGGGGCGGTCATAATGGTGGTTTGTACTCGCCATGGAATAAAGATGAACAAGTCGCGCAACAGATGCTTTCAGTACATGGTTTTAAGCGCTATCAAGCGCCGTTGATCCTCGAAGGTGGCTCAATTCATGTTGATGGCGAAGGCACGTGCATGACCAGTGTTGAATGTTTGCTTAACAGTAACCGCAACCCTGATTTAACCCGTGAACAGATTGAAGCATACTTGTCTGAGTATTTAAATGTGCAGCAATTTATTTGGTTAGAAGAGGGTGTCTATATGGACGAGACCGATGGCCATATTGATAATATGTGCTGTTTTGCTCGTCCGGGTGAAGTGATTTTACACTGGACTGATGATCAAACTGATCCTCAATATCCGCGTTCAAAAGCAGCATTGGATGTATTGCAAAATACGGTTGATGCAAGGGGACGTAAGTTAAAAATTCATTTACTGCCTCAACCAGGACCTCTGTATTGCACCGCAGAAGAGGCGCAAGGTGTCGAAGCCGGCACAGGTGTTCCCCGTACAGCAGGTGAACGCCTAGCGGGTTCTTATGTGAACTTTTTAATTACGAACCAGCGTGTGGTTTACCCATTACTTGATCCTGCAACTGACGATATCGCTGCCCAAAAACTACAGGAGATTTTCCCTGAACATGAGATTGTTGGTGTGCCTGCGCGCGAAATCTTATTAGGTGGTGGAAATATCCATTGTATTACCCAACAAATCCCTTCTGGGCAGTAA
- a CDS encoding GGDEF domain-containing protein: MSKDHYLKSELYRLLKTEDTVFDFLQKGSLEGVWYWNLEKPEDEWMSPEFWKILGYEPDAMPHTPSSWQSIINQDDLQIAIDNFEKHLQDENHPYNQIVRYKHKNNSTVWIHCRGIAIRNKDGKPIRMLGAHNDITKLKQLEEINKRNLKAVDELYATAKLDLEEAEDIFKNLPDATLLVDDCGYINKLNHQACVLLGYTEKELLCMNVDDLVPENYKKNHPKMRQEYLESPSTRSMLKSSRIISAQHKNRSFVPVEIKLSSIKTRYGQRVLVSLRDFTEQSKLIESLKLALEQNRSLNKEASIDSLTNLKNRRYFEDAALREFSNCKRNNIELSVAIIDIDYFKKVNDKFGHIVGDNVLKSISQELLKYIRVGDVLARIGGEEFAILLPSTSLLAGEVLMDRLRTAISELQFEDNVGTITISAGLSSMSLNDNGYQDIIKKADDALYEAKQNGRNKVVTKA; encoded by the coding sequence ATGTCAAAAGATCACTATTTAAAAAGTGAATTATATCGTCTACTTAAAACAGAAGATACGGTGTTTGACTTCTTGCAAAAAGGATCTTTAGAAGGAGTTTGGTATTGGAATCTAGAAAAACCTGAAGATGAGTGGATGAGTCCAGAGTTTTGGAAAATACTTGGCTATGAGCCCGATGCTATGCCACATACTCCATCATCATGGCAAAGCATCATTAATCAAGATGATCTTCAAATCGCAATAGATAATTTCGAAAAACATTTACAAGACGAAAACCACCCATACAATCAAATTGTTCGCTATAAGCACAAAAATAACTCAACGGTTTGGATACATTGCAGAGGCATTGCAATTAGAAATAAAGATGGCAAACCAATTAGAATGCTGGGTGCTCATAACGATATTACTAAACTAAAACAACTTGAAGAAATAAATAAACGGAATCTTAAAGCTGTTGATGAATTATATGCAACAGCAAAGCTTGACTTAGAAGAAGCCGAAGATATTTTTAAAAACCTACCAGATGCAACGCTTTTGGTAGATGATTGTGGTTATATTAATAAATTAAATCATCAAGCATGCGTATTATTAGGCTATACTGAAAAAGAATTGCTTTGTATGAATGTGGACGATCTCGTTCCCGAAAATTATAAAAAAAACCATCCCAAAATGCGTCAGGAGTATCTTGAGTCACCTTCAACTCGTAGTATGCTTAAATCTTCAAGGATAATTTCTGCACAACATAAAAATCGATCTTTTGTACCAGTAGAAATTAAACTAAGTAGTATTAAAACTCGATATGGTCAGCGTGTATTAGTCAGTCTTAGAGACTTTACAGAACAAAGTAAACTAATTGAAAGTTTAAAGCTTGCTTTAGAGCAGAATCGTTCCTTAAATAAAGAAGCCTCTATAGATAGCTTAACCAACTTAAAAAACCGTCGATATTTTGAAGACGCTGCGTTAAGGGAGTTTTCAAATTGCAAAAGAAATAATATAGAACTATCAGTTGCAATAATAGATATTGACTATTTTAAAAAGGTCAATGACAAGTTCGGTCATATTGTTGGCGATAATGTATTAAAAAGTATTTCTCAAGAACTCCTTAAATATATAAGGGTTGGGGATGTACTAGCAAGAATTGGAGGTGAAGAATTTGCCATACTATTACCTTCTACTTCACTGCTTGCAGGTGAAGTATTAATGGATAGATTAAGAACTGCTATTAGTGAGCTACAATTCGAAGATAACGTTGGTACTATAACGATTAGTGCAGGTTTATCTTCCATGAGTCTGAATGACAATGGTTATCAAGATATTATAAAAAAAGCAGATGATGCACTCTACGAGGCTAAACAAAATGGACGGAATAAGGTAGTCACTAAGGCATAG
- a CDS encoding response regulator translates to MKNKIWINFNLKNSLIPIFVGIALTLIAAGMGSYDNQHNINKYLLDIADKTENLIRQRFEHYEYGLVGTKATINSIGVDNITRKQMEKYIRNRNLDHEFPGALGFGFIRRVSIDEENEFITKARADDAPNFSIRTLTPHETDRFVIQYIFPVEGNSQAVGLDIGSELNRRTAAIESAQYNRPFLTAPITLVQADNKKRMGALVLLPIYAENAKLSTPEERENAVVGWSYAPLIIDTVLDNLDFLNEDVFVSLTNKSESKPFFVNNIKNIKQYSDYVITRNINVLGQSWAMEIKLPAQYIATLKDWNIGLVIILGLVFTTLLVFTINLLRSEERESLDNIYNLSISQSFKIFLNSFIFRRTCLVVIILLTSAFVTSVWLILKNNGFELQSVLEESKQNTASVILQTASKYEEDVKFLTSSVKSQFINADKYFSSFDDFKFSKEILKQSIQDIFHSYLSANKEVYQVRFISEQDWHEFVKLQQTNEGLRIYGDNELQSKKNESYINQTLLVGEGNVFKSDINLNREYGIIEQPIRPVWRFSSPVFKPDGELLGIVIINVNADLLLNYLDTVSPKNINSYVADNKGNFLKHPIKGKAFAHEFGYSESWQQFFELEPYLWWQYPHGYEVYTHQGERFIVGKQRISLSSIDSTRYFDLYLSVSEFVFIKKVLVEVSRNFILFLFLFLLLMIIRYYVWFKQKITFQNLVNEQNELSQAKTLRKVQALLDASPDAILVIDKNGIVEMANSAAASLFGYKINQLEGESVEKFIPQKYRHEHASKLAAYVKNPQKMTMAGARNVEAIDADGNPFPVEINLNSVVIEKKLQIIASIRDVTEKINEQNKLNKALFDAESATLAKSQFLANTSHEIRTPLNAIIGLSYLLNDNELSEEKQSIVNKIILSGKSLLGIINDVLDLAKIEANSMQLDVEPLELIEFIEEIADTYALQANTKNLKFNCELAENLPVWVNADSTKLRQILVNLLGNALKFTSEGSISLCAETVSDDTEKNSNKTIVRISVTDTGIGLSDKEQALLFQPFTQVDSSTTRKYGGTGLGLSIVYELVKLMNGNIGIKSEPGEGCQFWVDIPLQILTNHQILNRDNSAVFVLIAEDDPTDADIMRRLASSLGWRSEVVSNGAELVDAYVGRYEKQLRLPDAIIVDWQMPAMDGIEAIMTLKQRLGPQQLPAVLMISSHDRKIISQHDPEKVIQECLEKPVNSSTLFNAVNEVVSKNTGNRSRVINSTRMDIIDNKWLANMCILLVDDRSLNLEVLSNILKRHGAITKEALSGEDALTCLEANPNQYDVVLMDIQMPGIGGLEATRRIRNSLGLTSLPIIALTAGALTEERKQALEAGMNDFLTKPIEPSKVIQALRMAYESYRGKEIGHDSISINVADDNWPEVVGLNIDKAKELMLGDKTLFMRVLDDLLHDFVNLMATPDNHIDNNAEARARLASQTHKLRSSAGMVGAEKLQQLAAEAEHLLRTNDEQAKETLIALSLELKALQEASMDILASWKKDEFKTLAPNDKAPLLQQELLTDLLQRLKNKDLSAIDIFDKHSESFRNVFNDKQFSEIETSIYKLDFEKVTTMLLPLIDNDE, encoded by the coding sequence ATGAAAAATAAAATATGGATCAATTTCAACCTAAAAAACAGCCTGATACCAATTTTTGTTGGCATAGCGCTTACTCTTATAGCTGCGGGGATGGGTAGTTATGACAACCAACACAATATCAATAAATATCTATTGGACATTGCTGATAAAACTGAAAATTTGATTAGACAACGATTTGAACACTACGAATATGGCTTGGTTGGCACCAAAGCGACAATCAATTCAATAGGTGTGGATAATATCACTCGAAAACAAATGGAAAAATACATACGAAACAGAAATCTAGATCATGAGTTTCCCGGCGCTCTTGGCTTTGGTTTTATTCGGCGTGTATCAATAGATGAAGAGAATGAATTTATCACAAAAGCTCGTGCAGATGATGCTCCAAATTTTAGTATAAGAACATTGACTCCACACGAAACTGACCGATTTGTCATACAGTACATATTTCCTGTTGAAGGTAATTCTCAAGCAGTGGGCCTCGATATTGGTTCTGAATTAAATCGTCGTACAGCGGCAATTGAATCTGCTCAATATAATAGACCTTTTCTTACAGCGCCTATTACTCTGGTTCAAGCAGATAACAAAAAGCGTATGGGAGCATTAGTGCTGCTTCCTATTTATGCTGAAAATGCAAAATTATCAACCCCTGAAGAGCGTGAGAATGCAGTTGTTGGCTGGTCTTATGCGCCTTTAATCATCGATACCGTGTTAGATAATCTGGATTTTTTAAATGAGGATGTTTTTGTATCTTTGACTAATAAGTCCGAGAGTAAACCATTTTTTGTTAACAATATAAAGAACATCAAACAATATAGTGATTATGTAATAACAAGAAATATCAATGTTTTAGGTCAATCCTGGGCGATGGAGATTAAACTTCCTGCACAATATATAGCAACACTAAAGGATTGGAATATTGGTTTGGTTATTATCTTGGGTTTGGTATTTACAACTCTACTGGTTTTCACTATTAACTTACTACGCAGTGAAGAGAGAGAATCGCTAGACAATATTTATAATTTGTCTATATCTCAAAGTTTTAAAATTTTCCTAAACAGTTTTATATTTAGACGAACATGTCTTGTGGTAATAATATTGCTGACAAGTGCTTTTGTAACTTCAGTCTGGCTTATCTTAAAAAACAATGGATTTGAATTACAGAGTGTTTTAGAAGAATCTAAGCAAAATACTGCTTCAGTGATACTTCAAACAGCATCTAAATATGAAGAAGATGTCAAATTTCTTACTTCATCGGTTAAGTCCCAGTTCATCAATGCTGATAAATATTTTTCATCATTTGATGATTTTAAATTTTCGAAAGAAATTCTAAAGCAATCCATCCAAGATATATTTCATTCCTATCTATCAGCAAATAAAGAGGTATATCAAGTTCGTTTTATTTCTGAGCAAGATTGGCATGAGTTTGTAAAGCTACAGCAAACCAATGAGGGGTTAAGGATTTATGGGGATAATGAACTTCAATCAAAGAAAAATGAAAGTTACATTAATCAAACCTTATTAGTCGGAGAGGGTAATGTTTTTAAATCTGATATAAATCTTAATCGTGAATACGGGATAATTGAACAACCTATTCGACCCGTGTGGCGCTTTTCTTCGCCAGTTTTTAAGCCTGATGGAGAATTGCTTGGTATTGTTATCATTAATGTAAATGCTGATTTATTATTAAATTATTTGGATACTGTTAGCCCAAAAAACATCAACTCTTATGTGGCTGACAATAAGGGTAATTTTTTAAAACACCCTATTAAGGGAAAAGCATTCGCTCATGAGTTTGGTTATTCTGAAAGTTGGCAACAATTTTTTGAATTAGAACCATACCTGTGGTGGCAATATCCCCATGGTTATGAAGTATATACACATCAGGGAGAACGTTTTATTGTTGGTAAACAACGAATAAGTTTGAGCTCAATCGATTCTACAAGATACTTTGATTTATACCTTTCAGTTTCTGAGTTTGTATTTATAAAAAAAGTTTTAGTAGAGGTATCCAGAAATTTTATTCTGTTTCTGTTTCTGTTTCTGTTGTTGATGATAATTCGATACTACGTTTGGTTTAAACAAAAAATAACTTTTCAAAATTTAGTAAATGAACAAAATGAATTGTCACAGGCAAAGACATTAAGAAAAGTTCAAGCGCTGTTAGATGCTTCACCAGATGCAATTTTAGTTATTGATAAAAATGGCATTGTCGAAATGGCGAATTCCGCAGCTGCGTCTTTGTTTGGTTATAAAATTAATCAATTAGAAGGTGAATCAGTAGAAAAATTTATCCCGCAGAAATACAGACATGAGCATGCTAGTAAACTTGCTGCCTATGTAAAGAATCCTCAAAAAATGACGATGGCTGGTGCAAGAAATGTTGAAGCGATAGATGCAGATGGAAACCCTTTTCCAGTAGAAATAAACCTAAATTCAGTAGTGATAGAAAAAAAGTTGCAGATTATCGCGTCAATACGAGACGTTACTGAAAAGATTAATGAGCAAAATAAACTAAATAAAGCCTTATTTGATGCCGAGTCTGCAACGCTAGCTAAAAGTCAATTTTTAGCCAATACAAGCCATGAAATCAGAACGCCATTAAATGCGATTATCGGTCTAAGTTACTTACTCAACGACAACGAACTATCTGAAGAGAAACAATCAATTGTTAACAAAATTATCCTTTCAGGAAAATCCTTATTAGGTATCATCAATGATGTGCTGGATCTTGCCAAAATAGAAGCCAACTCAATGCAACTAGATGTTGAACCCTTGGAATTAATTGAATTTATTGAGGAAATAGCTGATACCTATGCGTTACAAGCCAACACAAAAAACCTAAAATTTAACTGTGAGCTGGCTGAAAACTTGCCAGTTTGGGTTAATGCTGACAGCACCAAATTACGACAAATATTGGTAAATTTGCTTGGGAATGCGCTTAAATTTACCTCTGAGGGGAGTATCTCACTGTGTGCTGAAACGGTCAGTGATGATACTGAAAAGAACTCAAATAAAACAATAGTTAGAATATCGGTTACAGATACAGGAATAGGTCTTTCTGACAAAGAACAAGCGCTTTTATTTCAGCCTTTCACACAAGTAGATTCATCAACAACGCGCAAATATGGTGGTACTGGATTAGGGTTATCTATTGTCTACGAATTGGTAAAATTGATGAATGGCAATATTGGCATCAAAAGCGAACCAGGTGAGGGCTGTCAATTTTGGGTCGATATTCCTTTACAAATACTCACAAACCATCAAATACTAAATCGTGATAATTCAGCCGTTTTTGTGTTAATTGCAGAAGACGACCCTACTGACGCTGATATTATGAGAAGATTGGCTAGCTCTCTTGGCTGGCGTTCGGAGGTTGTTAGTAACGGTGCAGAACTTGTTGACGCTTATGTTGGCCGTTATGAAAAACAATTACGTTTACCCGATGCCATTATTGTCGATTGGCAAATGCCTGCAATGGACGGCATAGAGGCCATTATGACATTGAAGCAGAGATTGGGCCCGCAACAATTGCCGGCAGTATTGATGATTTCATCGCATGACAGAAAAATAATCTCTCAACACGACCCAGAGAAAGTAATACAAGAATGTTTAGAAAAGCCTGTTAATTCATCAACACTATTTAATGCTGTAAATGAAGTGGTAAGCAAAAATACAGGTAATCGTTCACGGGTAATTAACTCAACCCGCATGGACATTATTGATAATAAATGGTTAGCTAATATGTGTATTTTGCTAGTAGATGACCGCTCACTAAATCTTGAGGTTCTCTCAAATATATTAAAACGTCACGGTGCTATTACCAAAGAAGCCCTATCTGGTGAAGATGCTTTAACATGCTTGGAAGCCAATCCTAATCAATATGATGTCGTTTTAATGGACATTCAAATGCCTGGCATAGGAGGGCTTGAAGCAACCAGGCGTATCCGAAATAGTCTTGGGCTAACATCATTACCCATTATCGCCTTGACGGCAGGTGCATTAACCGAAGAGAGAAAACAAGCTTTAGAGGCGGGTATGAACGACTTCTTAACCAAGCCGATTGAACCATCTAAAGTAATACAAGCATTACGTATGGCCTATGAATCTTACCGAGGAAAAGAAATTGGCCATGATTCAATATCAATAAATGTAGCTGATGATAATTGGCCTGAAGTGGTTGGGCTAAATATTGATAAAGCGAAAGAGTTAATGCTTGGTGATAAAACCCTTTTCATGAGGGTGTTAGATGATTTGCTGCATGATTTTGTAAATCTAATGGCCACCCCTGACAATCATATTGACAACAACGCAGAAGCTCGCGCGCGATTGGCATCACAAACTCATAAATTAAGAAGTTCAGCTGGGATGGTTGGTGCGGAAAAGTTACAACAACTTGCCGCAGAAGCTGAACATTTATTACGTACCAATGACGAGCAAGCAAAAGAAACATTGATAGCACTTTCTTTGGAGTTGAAAGCATTGCAAGAAGCCAGTATGGATATTTTAGCTTCATGGAAAAAAGACGAATTTAAAACACTAGCGCCAAATGATAAAGCGCCACTTTTGCAACAGGAATTACTAACTGATTTGTTGCAACGTCTTAAAAATAAGGATTTAAGTGCGATAGATATTTTTGATAAACACTCTGAATCATTTCGAAATGTGTTTAACGATAAGCAATTTTCAGAGATTGAAACTAGTATATATAAACTAGATTTTGAAAAAGTAACAACAATGCTATTGCCTCTAATCGATAATGATGAATAG
- a CDS encoding GGDEF domain-containing response regulator, with protein MDTFLINTQDKSFDILIVDDDHSVVMALRNVLNDLGRVRFAQNAVQAFEMISDISPDLILLDIDLPDKNGLDICRDLKKEPDTSDIPVLFITSQVGATLEREVFSCGGADYISKPLNPYVVAARVNTHLNYRHLIIELNKMAMRDGLTGVNNRRSLDEKLKIEYKRSFRDKTPLTVAMIDVDEFKKYNDYFGHIEGDECLKRIASTIQLCGRRPADFIARYGGEEFVLILPNTDKNGAYEILTHLLQMIAQLNIEHTPEAKYDHVTVSVGYSTFSPEETTQDDADDKALLSFADKALFQAKQQGRDQICYL; from the coding sequence ATGGATACATTTTTGATCAACACTCAAGATAAATCGTTTGATATTTTGATTGTTGATGATGACCACTCAGTTGTTATGGCTCTAAGAAATGTCTTGAACGATTTAGGGCGGGTAAGATTCGCTCAAAATGCCGTGCAGGCTTTCGAAATGATCAGTGATATATCTCCTGATTTGATTTTACTTGACATAGATTTGCCGGATAAAAACGGTTTGGATATTTGTCGTGATTTAAAAAAAGAACCAGATACTTCAGATATCCCAGTGTTATTTATTACTAGTCAGGTTGGCGCTACACTTGAACGAGAAGTCTTCTCTTGTGGCGGGGCAGACTACATTAGTAAGCCTTTAAACCCCTATGTGGTCGCGGCTCGAGTTAACACTCATTTAAATTACAGGCATCTTATTATTGAACTTAATAAAATGGCAATGCGGGATGGTTTGACCGGTGTTAATAATAGACGCAGCTTAGATGAGAAATTAAAAATAGAGTATAAGCGAAGTTTTCGTGATAAAACACCACTAACGGTTGCAATGATTGATGTTGATGAATTCAAAAAATATAATGATTATTTCGGGCACATAGAAGGCGATGAATGTCTGAAAAGAATCGCATCGACTATACAATTATGTGGTCGACGCCCTGCAGATTTTATTGCAAGATATGGTGGTGAAGAGTTTGTTTTGATTTTACCTAATACAGACAAGAATGGCGCTTATGAGATATTGACTCATTTATTACAAATGATTGCGCAATTGAATATTGAACATACACCTGAAGCCAAATACGACCATGTGACTGTTTCCGTTGGTTACAGTACTTTTAGCCCTGAAGAAACAACCCAAGATGATGCCGATGATAAGGCATTGTTATCTTTTGCTGATAAAGCATTATTTCAAGCAAAACAGCAAGGCCGGGATCAGATATGTTATTTGTGA